Proteins from a genomic interval of Desulfurobacterium sp. TC5-1:
- the cas4 gene encoding CRISPR-associated protein Cas4 codes for MELEKIFVNGTLIWYYYICKREVWLIAHGIEAEQDNDFIAVGRLIHEKRYKNKAKELLIDNKIKIDLLENRKVIGEIKKSSRFLKSAKMQLAFYLYYIKEQKGELLTGELFIPEERKRIQVKLSKKLEEEIKKTIKEIERIIDLPHPPPAKKIRFCRNCGYREFCWS; via the coding sequence ATGGAATTAGAGAAAATTTTTGTAAACGGAACACTCATCTGGTATTACTACATTTGCAAAAGGGAGGTATGGCTTATTGCTCACGGAATAGAAGCAGAGCAGGATAACGATTTCATCGCCGTCGGAAGGCTGATTCACGAAAAAAGATATAAGAACAAAGCAAAAGAGCTGTTGATAGACAATAAAATAAAAATAGACCTTCTTGAAAACAGAAAAGTGATCGGTGAAATTAAGAAAAGTTCAAGGTTTTTAAAAAGTGCAAAGATGCAGCTTGCATTTTATCTGTATTACATAAAAGAACAGAAAGGAGAACTTTTAACGGGAGAGCTTTTCATTCCCGAAGAGAGAAAAAGAATACAGGTTAAACTGAGCAAAAAGCTTGAAGAAGAAATCAAAAAGACCATAAAGGAAATAGAAAGGATAATTGATCTTCCCCATCCTCCGCCGGCTAAAAAAATCAGATTTTGCAGAAACTGCGGATATAGAGAATTTTGCTGGAGTTGA
- the cas1b gene encoding type I-B CRISPR-associated endonuclease Cas1b yields MKQPLIIFKSGTIKREQNTIFFIEYEGRKHVIPVEAISEIEIFGEVTLNKRALEFFSKAKIPIHFYNYYGYYVGTYYPREHLNSGYVILKQAEHHLDPDLRLFLAKMFVYGAYRNIRQNLKNYDRDKSVEEIDAFADKIEDTKNIQELMAIEGNIRETYYKNFNNILKQFNFNKRQKRPPDNEINALISFGNTLLYTKVLSEIYFTHLDPRIGYLHQTNNRSFTLNLDIAEIFKPIIVDRVIFSLVNKKVINKKHFEIEAGTCFLNEEGKRIFVKAFEERLKNTIKHRKLNRKVSLQRLIRLECYKLIKHLIEDEVYEPFITRW; encoded by the coding sequence ATGAAACAGCCCTTAATAATATTCAAAAGCGGAACAATAAAAAGGGAACAAAACACAATATTTTTTATTGAATACGAAGGTAGAAAGCATGTAATACCCGTTGAAGCCATATCCGAAATTGAAATTTTCGGTGAAGTCACCCTTAACAAAAGGGCTCTGGAATTTTTCTCAAAAGCCAAAATACCAATTCACTTTTACAACTACTACGGATATTACGTCGGGACATACTATCCGAGAGAACACCTGAACTCGGGATATGTAATCCTAAAGCAGGCGGAACACCATCTTGACCCCGACCTCAGACTTTTCCTCGCAAAAATGTTCGTTTATGGAGCCTACAGAAACATAAGACAAAATCTCAAAAACTACGACCGTGACAAAAGTGTAGAAGAAATAGATGCTTTCGCAGACAAAATAGAAGACACAAAGAACATACAAGAACTAATGGCTATTGAAGGTAACATAAGAGAAACCTACTATAAAAACTTTAATAATATTCTAAAGCAATTCAATTTTAATAAGAGGCAGAAAAGACCTCCCGATAATGAAATCAATGCCTTGATTAGTTTTGGCAACACACTCCTTTATACAAAAGTCCTATCGGAAATCTATTTTACCCATCTTGATCCCCGCATAGGGTACCTTCACCAGACAAACAACCGGAGTTTCACTTTAAATCTTGATATTGCTGAAATCTTCAAACCCATCATTGTTGACAGAGTTATTTTTTCCCTTGTAAACAAAAAAGTAATAAACAAAAAACATTTTGAAATTGAAGCCGGAACTTGCTTTTTAAACGAAGAAGGTAAAAGAATATTCGTAAAAGCCTTTGAAGAACGCCTCAAAAACACGATAAAGCACAGAAAGTTAAACAGAAAAGTTTCCCTGCAAAGACTCATAAGATTGGAATGCTACAAACTGATTAAACATCTTATAGAAGATGAAGTCTATGAACCTTTTATAACGAGGTGGTGA
- the cas2 gene encoding CRISPR-associated endonuclease Cas2, which produces MFVILVYDAGEKRVQKFLKICRKYLVHVQNSVFEGELTEATLRMLTEELKTIMNDEEDSVLIYKFRTKKYYERISIGIEKPSHESFMF; this is translated from the coding sequence ATGTTCGTAATTTTAGTCTATGATGCCGGTGAAAAAAGGGTGCAAAAATTTTTAAAAATATGCCGCAAATACCTTGTTCACGTCCAAAACTCTGTATTTGAAGGAGAACTAACAGAAGCAACACTGAGAATGCTTACGGAAGAACTTAAAACGATAATGAATGATGAAGAAGACTCCGTTCTAATCTACAAATTTCGGACAAAAAAATATTACGAAAGAATAAGCATAGGAATAGAGAAACCGTCCCACGAAAGTTTCATGTTTTAA
- the ndk gene encoding nucleoside-diphosphate kinase — protein sequence MAVERTLVIVKPDAVKKNAVGDIIRILQENDLKLIALKMIHMSKEEAKGFYIVHKDRPFYDELTDFMSSGPCVPMVFEGENAIAKVREIIGATDPAKAAEGTIRSKYGTDVGRNAVHASDSPESAAYEIPYFFSALEIHSV from the coding sequence ATGGCAGTTGAAAGAACACTTGTTATCGTAAAGCCGGATGCTGTTAAGAAAAACGCTGTCGGTGACATTATCAGAATCTTACAGGAAAATGACCTGAAACTGATAGCTCTCAAAATGATTCACATGTCAAAAGAAGAGGCAAAGGGATTCTATATCGTTCACAAGGATAGACCTTTCTACGATGAACTTACAGACTTCATGTCTTCCGGTCCCTGTGTTCCTATGGTTTTTGAAGGTGAAAATGCCATTGCAAAGGTTAGAGAAATTATCGGTGCAACAGATCCGGCAAAAGCTGCTGAAGGAACAATTAGAAGTAAATACGGGACTGATGTAGGAAGAAATGCCGTTCACGCATCAGACTCACCGGAATCAGCGGCCTACGAGATTCCTTATTTCTTCAGTGCTCTTGAAATTCATTCTGTTTAA
- the ispD gene encoding 2-C-methyl-D-erythritol 4-phosphate cytidylyltransferase, translated as MRYAIIPAAGRGKRFGGKKQFIEVSGKAIIEFTLKPFEESPFIDKIVVVAPEESIPEMELRVKDFSKVEAIIPGGCERQESVFNGLKYIDGRCSEVVIHDGVRPLVTKRMIDELVSAYQEYGVEGVITAVKPKDTVKAVGASLEGSDFLVKETLNREKLILVQTPQLFNFEVLMECHRKAAEEGFWGTDDASLLERYGYTVVAIKGDYRNIKITTPEDIDIFRVFLNQMER; from the coding sequence GTGAGATACGCAATTATTCCTGCTGCCGGGCGAGGGAAAAGGTTTGGAGGAAAAAAACAGTTTATAGAAGTGAGTGGAAAGGCTATTATAGAGTTTACTCTAAAACCTTTTGAAGAGAGTCCATTTATAGATAAAATTGTTGTTGTTGCGCCTGAAGAGTCCATTCCGGAAATGGAGCTCAGAGTAAAGGACTTTTCAAAGGTTGAAGCAATTATTCCCGGAGGGTGCGAAAGGCAGGAGTCTGTTTTCAACGGTTTGAAGTACATAGACGGTAGATGTTCAGAGGTGGTCATTCATGATGGCGTGAGGCCCCTTGTAACAAAAAGGATGATAGATGAACTTGTGTCGGCATATCAGGAGTACGGAGTGGAGGGAGTAATAACTGCAGTAAAACCAAAGGACACGGTAAAGGCTGTGGGAGCTTCCCTTGAAGGAAGCGATTTTCTTGTTAAAGAGACCCTCAACAGGGAGAAGTTGATCCTTGTTCAAACACCGCAGCTTTTTAATTTTGAAGTTTTAATGGAGTGTCATAGAAAAGCAGCCGAAGAGGGCTTCTGGGGAACAGACGATGCTTCTCTGCTTGAGCGTTACGGTTATACGGTTGTTGCAATAAAGGGGGATTACAGAAATATAAAAATTACAACGCCAGAGGATATTGATATTTTTAGAGTTTTCCTTAATCAGATGGAAAGGTAA
- a CDS encoding PIN domain-containing protein codes for MNIQRLIGVFFIFLLLVSTLIFRNYGFAATQSMFIGILITAAAVLLYTFVFHQKKFKIRGLLVFSAGFFLGLYLAKGITISLYAVFTNFPYLQEILYLTLPYLFGFAFLEMIGDKPLSEIWKGETGLYATIKVLDTSALIDGRIVEVIKLGFVEGKIVIPRFVLEELQYLSDSTDPNVRTKGKKGLEQVSLLKGIKNPPVEIYERDFPRIKEVDAKLVELCRLLKAKLITTDYNLNKVASIKGVEILNVNDLANALKPVVAVGEELVVFVMKEGKEKEQGVGYLDDGTMVVVDGGKAYIGHRIRAVVNNVLQTSSGKIIFVKPKEVVK; via the coding sequence ATGAACATACAGAGGCTCATAGGTGTTTTCTTTATCTTTCTGCTTTTGGTATCTACGCTTATTTTCCGAAACTACGGTTTCGCCGCTACTCAATCCATGTTTATAGGCATTCTTATAACTGCTGCTGCTGTTTTGCTCTACACTTTTGTCTTTCACCAGAAGAAGTTTAAAATCAGGGGACTTTTAGTATTTTCTGCAGGTTTCTTTTTAGGTCTGTACCTTGCAAAGGGAATAACCATATCCCTGTATGCTGTTTTTACCAATTTTCCCTATCTTCAGGAAATTCTCTACCTGACACTTCCCTACCTGTTTGGTTTTGCTTTTCTTGAAATGATAGGTGATAAGCCCCTTTCCGAGATATGGAAAGGAGAAACGGGTCTTTACGCAACAATTAAGGTTCTTGACACAAGCGCTTTGATAGATGGAAGGATTGTTGAAGTTATAAAATTGGGGTTCGTTGAAGGAAAGATAGTAATTCCGAGATTTGTTCTTGAAGAACTTCAATACCTGTCCGATTCAACTGACCCGAATGTCAGAACCAAAGGTAAGAAAGGACTTGAGCAGGTTTCTCTGCTTAAGGGGATCAAAAATCCGCCGGTTGAAATATACGAAAGGGATTTTCCAAGGATAAAAGAGGTTGACGCAAAGCTCGTGGAACTGTGCAGGCTTTTAAAGGCAAAGCTTATAACTACAGACTACAACCTGAACAAGGTTGCTTCTATAAAGGGTGTTGAGATTTTGAACGTTAATGATCTTGCGAACGCCCTTAAACCTGTTGTGGCAGTTGGTGAAGAATTGGTCGTTTTTGTTATGAAAGAAGGAAAAGAGAAGGAACAGGGAGTGGGATATCTTGATGACGGGACGATGGTGGTTGTTGACGGAGGTAAAGCCTACATAGGACACAGGATAAGGGCTGTGGTAAACAACGTTCTTCAAACATCTTCGGGAAAGATAATCTTTGTTAAGCCAAAAGAGGTTGTGAAGTGA
- a CDS encoding CarD family transcriptional regulator, whose product MIKIGDKVAYPPHGVGIVEGEEKRTVGEREILFFRIKLLGKNMSVLVPENIIESSGIRPVLDEKEIDEIFQFLSEVPENISSKWTVRHRLNVDRIKTGDVKELAVVVRNLSYRTKEKELSYSEKRMFEEAFEKLSEEIALSLGKDIKEVKKKIRKILKEVKKR is encoded by the coding sequence TTGATTAAAATAGGAGATAAGGTTGCCTATCCGCCTCACGGTGTAGGAATTGTGGAAGGAGAGGAAAAAAGAACCGTGGGGGAAAGGGAGATTCTCTTCTTCCGCATTAAACTTTTAGGTAAAAACATGTCTGTGCTTGTTCCTGAAAATATTATTGAAAGTTCGGGCATCCGTCCTGTACTTGACGAAAAGGAAATAGATGAAATCTTTCAGTTTCTGTCGGAAGTTCCTGAAAATATAAGTAGCAAGTGGACTGTAAGGCACAGGCTAAACGTTGATAGAATAAAGACAGGTGATGTAAAAGAGCTTGCGGTTGTTGTGAGAAATCTATCTTATAGAACGAAGGAGAAAGAACTTTCTTACTCGGAAAAGCGTATGTTTGAAGAAGCCTTTGAAAAGCTTTCGGAAGAGATAGCTCTTTCCTTGGGAAAAGACATAAAAGAAGTAAAAAAGAAAATAAGGAAGATTTTGAAAGAGGTTAAAAAGCGATGA
- a CDS encoding ATP-dependent Clp protease proteolytic subunit yields MQGGSFFDIFWMLIIIFSLWPLIQQKNIEWARLRLIRKIEEKRKSRVITMIHRQERLAFMGFPIMRYITIEDSERILRAIRMTPDDMPIDLILHTPGGLALAATQIASALIKHKSPVRVIVPHYAMSGGTLIALAADEVIMDPNAVLGPLDPQLGQFPAPSVIKAYKMKNVNLKDETLILADVAEKALNQMKNTIKRILIAKGKKEKQAEEIAELLTCGYWTHDYPLTVDVLKDIGINVKTDVPDEVYDLMELYYQPTATSSVQYIPVPYGEPKKENIPIKKPH; encoded by the coding sequence ATGCAGGGAGGTTCATTTTTTGATATTTTCTGGATGTTAATAATCATTTTTTCTCTCTGGCCACTTATTCAACAAAAAAATATTGAATGGGCAAGGTTGAGGCTTATAAGAAAAATAGAAGAGAAACGAAAGTCCCGCGTAATAACGATGATACACAGACAGGAAAGATTGGCTTTTATGGGCTTTCCTATTATGCGCTACATTACGATAGAAGATTCTGAAAGAATTTTAAGAGCTATAAGGATGACTCCCGATGATATGCCGATAGATTTAATACTTCATACGCCAGGAGGACTTGCCCTTGCAGCAACACAGATCGCTTCAGCCCTTATTAAACATAAAAGCCCTGTAAGGGTAATAGTTCCCCACTACGCTATGTCTGGAGGGACACTGATAGCCCTTGCTGCCGATGAAGTTATAATGGATCCCAACGCCGTTCTCGGTCCTCTTGATCCGCAGTTGGGGCAGTTTCCAGCTCCTTCAGTTATAAAAGCTTATAAAATGAAAAATGTGAACTTAAAGGATGAAACTTTAATTCTTGCAGATGTTGCAGAGAAAGCTTTAAATCAAATGAAAAACACAATAAAAAGAATTTTAATAGCTAAGGGAAAAAAGGAAAAACAGGCAGAAGAAATTGCCGAGCTTTTAACCTGCGGTTACTGGACCCACGACTATCCTCTAACGGTTGATGTTTTAAAAGATATAGGAATAAACGTTAAGACTGATGTTCCGGATGAGGTTTATGACCTTATGGAACTTTACTATCAACCTACTGCAACAAGTTCCGTTCAATACATTCCGGTTCCATACGGAGAGCCTAAAAAGGAAAACATTCCGATAAAGAAACCTCATTAG
- a CDS encoding dihydroorotase, producing MDSCLLKGALVVDPSQGIEKQVDVLIDNGRIVKIEENIEASSAKDIIDVSGLVLMPGIVDIHTHLRDPGYEWKEDIESGSLCAVAGGITSVCCMANTDPVNDNPSVTRYIIEKAKRVNLCDVFPVGALTKGLKGEEIAEIGQMVEAGIVAVSDDGETPRDSKLLRNAFDYAKSFGIPIFCHSEDKTLSAGGHMNEGRLSTYLGIPGIPPEAEEIGTIRDIMVAKLTGAKIHICHVSTKGALKIIEEAKKEGVNVTCEITPHHFTLTEEAVRTFDTNAKMAPPLRTEEDVRACREALKTGVADIIATDHAPHSVDEKMVEFNYAPFGIIGFPTLLPLSLDLVRKGYLTLSQMVEKLSKNPAEIINRKDIGTLKPGSRANITVFDPDEEYILTQEMIKSKSRNTPFLNRPLKGKVKLTIRNGKIVYKDF from the coding sequence ATGGATAGCTGTCTTCTAAAAGGTGCTCTTGTTGTTGACCCTTCTCAGGGGATAGAAAAACAGGTAGACGTTTTAATTGATAATGGCAGAATTGTTAAGATTGAAGAGAACATAGAAGCTTCTTCAGCGAAAGATATTATTGACGTTTCCGGACTTGTTTTGATGCCTGGAATTGTTGACATACACACTCACCTGAGAGATCCCGGCTACGAATGGAAAGAAGATATTGAGTCTGGAAGTCTTTGTGCAGTTGCTGGAGGTATTACCTCTGTTTGCTGTATGGCCAACACTGATCCTGTTAACGATAACCCTTCTGTTACAAGATACATTATAGAAAAGGCAAAGAGGGTAAACCTGTGTGATGTTTTCCCTGTAGGTGCTTTGACTAAAGGACTTAAAGGTGAAGAGATAGCAGAAATCGGTCAGATGGTTGAAGCGGGAATTGTTGCAGTTTCAGATGACGGAGAAACGCCAAGAGATTCAAAACTGTTGAGGAACGCCTTCGATTACGCAAAAAGTTTCGGAATACCAATTTTCTGTCACAGTGAAGACAAAACTCTTTCAGCGGGCGGGCACATGAACGAAGGCCGGCTTTCTACCTACCTTGGTATTCCGGGTATTCCGCCCGAAGCAGAAGAGATTGGAACTATCAGAGATATAATGGTTGCGAAGCTTACAGGAGCAAAGATTCATATCTGTCACGTTTCAACGAAAGGAGCTTTAAAGATAATAGAGGAGGCAAAGAAGGAGGGTGTTAACGTTACGTGTGAGATAACACCTCACCACTTTACACTAACAGAGGAAGCGGTCAGAACATTTGATACAAACGCTAAAATGGCACCACCACTTAGGACTGAAGAGGATGTTAGAGCTTGTAGAGAAGCTTTAAAAACGGGAGTTGCAGACATAATAGCTACCGATCACGCCCCCCATTCTGTTGATGAGAAGATGGTTGAGTTTAACTATGCACCGTTTGGAATAATTGGTTTTCCGACTCTTCTTCCGCTCTCTCTTGACCTTGTGAGAAAAGGTTATCTAACACTTTCACAGATGGTAGAAAAATTATCTAAAAACCCGGCAGAAATTATTAACAGGAAAGATATAGGAACACTTAAACCGGGGAGCCGTGCAAATATAACCGTATTTGATCCTGACGAAGAGTACATCCTTACGCAGGAGATGATTAAGTCCAAGAGTAGAAATACCCCCTTTCTTAACAGGCCTTTAAAGGGAAAGGTAAAGCTTACAATCAGAAATGGTAAAATAGTTTATAAGGATTTTTAA
- a CDS encoding c(7)-type cytochrome triheme domain-containing protein codes for MRKALLILPFVFVVGCGQSGVLNKDLVFKAKDKGAPGDVVFSHVYHCKVKKEHCSACHPGVFKKKFGYDKITMKDIWAGKYCGTCHNGQKAFSAKDKTQCTRCHSVK; via the coding sequence ATGCGTAAAGCACTTTTGATTTTACCTTTCGTATTTGTTGTTGGATGCGGGCAAAGTGGCGTTTTAAACAAGGATTTGGTTTTTAAAGCAAAAGATAAAGGTGCACCTGGTGACGTTGTTTTCAGCCACGTCTATCATTGCAAGGTGAAAAAAGAACACTGTTCTGCCTGCCATCCAGGAGTATTTAAGAAAAAGTTCGGTTACGACAAAATTACAATGAAAGATATATGGGCAGGAAAATACTGCGGAACGTGCCACAACGGACAGAAGGCTTTCAGTGCCAAGGATAAAACTCAGTGTACAAGATGCCACAGTGTTAAGTGA
- a CDS encoding aspartate carbamoyltransferase catalytic subunit — protein sequence MEHLLSCEELEKEDIDNLMSLAFKIRETLRKGKKKFSALRGQCVVNLFFEASTRTRTSFEKAGKFLSADVINISASTSSVKKGETLIDTVKNLDMMHPDIIVLRHPCEGAGETIKQHIKASIVNAGDGCHEHPSQALLDAMTIIDVKGSLKGLNVVIAGDIVHSRVARSDIILFKKLGANLFIFGPSTMMPRYPEALGVTVLKTFEEVAEVADVLILLRIQLERLNAKKVFPSLREYSRFFGLNRKRLGMMKKDVLVMHPGPVNRGVEINNDVITSDRTFIFNQVENGLAVRMAILTTLCSREKKLLEEIDA from the coding sequence ATGGAACATCTTTTGAGCTGTGAAGAGCTTGAAAAAGAAGATATTGATAATCTAATGTCCCTTGCTTTCAAGATTAGGGAGACACTTAGAAAAGGAAAGAAAAAGTTCTCAGCTTTAAGGGGACAATGTGTCGTTAATCTCTTTTTTGAAGCAAGTACAAGGACAAGAACATCTTTTGAGAAGGCTGGAAAGTTTCTCTCTGCTGACGTGATAAACATATCGGCTTCAACCAGCAGTGTAAAGAAAGGAGAAACGCTCATAGATACGGTGAAAAACCTTGATATGATGCATCCGGATATAATTGTTTTAAGGCATCCCTGTGAAGGTGCTGGAGAAACGATAAAACAACACATAAAAGCTTCAATAGTGAATGCAGGAGACGGATGTCACGAGCACCCTTCTCAGGCACTCCTTGACGCTATGACAATTATTGACGTCAAAGGGAGTTTAAAAGGTCTAAACGTTGTTATAGCTGGAGATATTGTTCATAGCCGTGTGGCAAGGTCGGACATAATTCTTTTTAAAAAGTTAGGTGCTAACCTTTTTATATTCGGCCCTTCCACGATGATGCCAAGGTATCCGGAAGCTTTAGGCGTTACGGTTTTGAAAACTTTTGAAGAAGTGGCTGAGGTGGCAGACGTACTGATACTGCTGCGGATTCAACTTGAAAGGCTTAATGCAAAAAAAGTCTTTCCATCTTTAAGGGAGTACAGCCGTTTCTTTGGTCTTAACAGGAAACGGCTTGGGATGATGAAAAAAGATGTTCTTGTAATGCATCCAGGGCCTGTTAACAGAGGTGTTGAAATTAATAATGATGTGATAACCTCTGACAGAACCTTTATATTTAATCAGGTTGAGAACGGGCTTGCCGTGAGAATGGCAATTCTTACGACACTTTGTAGCAGAGAGAAAAAACTTCTGGAGGAGATAGATGCGTAA
- the hisD gene encoding histidinol dehydrogenase, producing the protein MRIVDLRKENWQEDAELSRIKTRGQGLESKYATSVLEIIENVRKYGDTAVFGYAKKFDRVELTPENVKVSEEEIEEAFEKVKPEVIDAIKLAVDRVRKFHEHQKENSYFVTEPGMVLGQKVIPLESAGIYVPGGKASYPSSVIMNAVPAKVAGVEKVVMVTPAIGSLEVNPYSLVAAKLSGVDEIYRVGGAHGVAAIAFGTASIPKVDKIVGPGNIYVALAKKFLFGQVDIDMVAGPSEILVIADETANPEWVAIDLLSQAEHDELAGAFLVTHDDRIAQAVIEEVNRKLKTLKRKEIAQKSIENFGTVFLTENVYHSCEVANIVAPEHLEVATAEPFALLDFIKNAGAIFLGHYTCESLGDYVLGPNHVLPTGGSAKFFSPLGVYDFVKRSSVLYVSRDGFERVSSATALLADVEGLEAHSLAARVRAGSRIKVSTKEEENVKG; encoded by the coding sequence ATGAGAATAGTAGATTTACGTAAAGAGAACTGGCAGGAGGATGCAGAACTTAGCAGGATAAAGACCCGCGGTCAGGGTCTTGAGAGCAAGTATGCCACATCTGTTCTTGAAATAATTGAAAATGTTAGAAAGTACGGCGATACAGCCGTTTTTGGCTACGCAAAAAAGTTTGATAGAGTGGAACTGACACCAGAAAATGTTAAGGTTTCAGAGGAAGAGATAGAAGAGGCTTTTGAAAAAGTAAAACCTGAAGTTATAGATGCAATTAAGCTTGCCGTTGATAGAGTTAGAAAGTTTCACGAACATCAGAAAGAGAATTCATACTTTGTTACAGAACCGGGAATGGTATTGGGACAGAAAGTGATTCCTCTTGAAAGTGCGGGGATATACGTTCCTGGTGGTAAGGCTTCTTATCCGTCTTCCGTTATTATGAACGCAGTTCCTGCAAAGGTTGCAGGTGTTGAGAAAGTTGTAATGGTAACGCCTGCGATAGGGAGCTTAGAGGTAAATCCTTACTCTCTTGTAGCAGCGAAACTTTCTGGTGTTGATGAGATATACCGTGTGGGTGGTGCCCACGGTGTTGCGGCAATAGCTTTTGGAACTGCTTCAATACCGAAGGTTGATAAAATAGTCGGTCCCGGTAACATCTATGTTGCCCTTGCCAAGAAGTTTCTCTTTGGTCAGGTTGATATTGACATGGTTGCGGGTCCGAGTGAAATATTGGTTATAGCCGATGAAACGGCAAATCCTGAGTGGGTGGCTATAGACCTTCTCTCTCAGGCAGAACACGATGAACTTGCCGGTGCCTTTTTGGTAACTCACGATGACAGAATTGCTCAGGCTGTAATTGAAGAGGTAAACAGAAAATTAAAGACACTTAAGAGAAAAGAAATAGCTCAAAAATCGATAGAGAATTTTGGAACAGTATTTCTCACGGAAAACGTTTACCATTCATGTGAAGTGGCAAACATTGTTGCACCAGAACACCTTGAAGTTGCAACGGCAGAGCCTTTTGCCCTGCTTGACTTTATTAAAAATGCAGGTGCTATATTCCTTGGACATTACACCTGTGAATCTTTAGGAGATTACGTTCTTGGGCCAAATCATGTTCTACCAACGGGTGGAAGCGCTAAGTTCTTCTCTCCTCTTGGAGTTTATGACTTTGTAAAGAGAAGTTCAGTCCTTTACGTTAGCAGAGATGGTTTTGAAAGAGTTTCTTCGGCCACTGCGCTCCTTGCAGACGTTGAAGGACTTGAAGCTCACAGCCTTGCTGCAAGGGTGAGGGCGGGAAGCCGTATAAAAGTTTCTACAAAAGAGGAAGAAAACGTTAAAGGTTAA
- a CDS encoding response regulator transcription factor, protein MRILFVEDDEDLGEIVKYNLEKENFEVDWVLDGKEALDKGLFGNYDLIILDIMLPGMDGKEICKLLRENERTKDVPIIMLTALCDEDTKVESFNYGADDYVTKPFSIKELIARIGAINRRLKISENEKLSFKGITLDRVSKEITVDGQPVQLTKTEYQLMELFLSNPNKVFSREELLEKIWGKEHSENTRTLDVYISRLRKKLGSYGKYLKTLPRLGYKLTAEEK, encoded by the coding sequence AATCTTGAAAAAGAAAATTTTGAAGTTGATTGGGTGCTTGATGGTAAAGAAGCGTTAGATAAAGGACTTTTTGGTAATTACGACCTTATCATTTTAGACATAATGCTTCCAGGTATGGATGGTAAAGAGATATGTAAACTTTTGAGAGAAAATGAGAGAACAAAAGATGTTCCAATAATAATGTTGACTGCCCTTTGCGATGAAGATACGAAAGTTGAAAGTTTTAATTACGGTGCTGATGACTACGTTACAAAGCCTTTCAGCATAAAAGAGTTAATAGCCAGAATAGGAGCCATAAATAGGCGACTTAAAATATCTGAAAATGAAAAACTCTCATTTAAAGGGATAACGCTTGACAGAGTTTCAAAAGAGATAACGGTTGACGGTCAGCCTGTTCAGTTAACTAAAACGGAGTACCAGCTTATGGAACTCTTTCTTTCCAATCCCAATAAAGTCTTTTCAAGGGAAGAGCTTTTAGAAAAGATTTGGGGAAAGGAACATAGTGAAAATACGAGGACGCTTGACGTTTATATAAGCAGATTAAGGAAGAAACTTGGAAGTTACGGTAAGTATTTGAAGACACTTCCACGTCTTGGTTACAAGCTAACAGCGGAGGAGAAATGA